One region of Gorilla gorilla gorilla isolate KB3781 chromosome 13, NHGRI_mGorGor1-v2.1_pri, whole genome shotgun sequence genomic DNA includes:
- the TMEM250 gene encoding transmembrane protein 250, translated as MPVMPIPRRVRSFHGPHTTCLHAACGPVRASHLARTKYNNFDVYIKTRWLYGFIRFLLYFSCSLFTAALWGALAALFCLQYLGVRVLLRFQRKLSVLLLLLGRRRVDFRLVNELLIYGIHVTMLLVGGLGWCFMVFVDM; from the coding sequence ATGCCGGTCATGCCCATTCCGCGGCGGGTGCGCTCCTTCCACGGCCCGCACACCACCTGCCTGCATGCGGCCTGCGGGCCCGTGCGCGCCTCCCACCTGGCCCGCACCAAGTACAACAACTTCGACGTGTACATCAAGACGCGCTGGCTGTACGGCTTCATCCGCTTCCTACTCTACTTTAGCTGCAGCCTGTTCACTGCGGCGCTCTGGGGTGCGCTGGCCGCCCTCTTCTGCCTACAGTACCTGGGCGTTCGCGTCCTGCTGCGCTTCCAGCGCAAGCTGtcggtgctgctgctgctgctgggccgCCGGCGCGTGGACTTCCGCCTGGTGAACGAGCTGCTCATCTATGGCATCCACGTCACCATGCTGCTGGTCGGGGGCCTGGGCTGGTGCTTCATGGTCTTCGTGGACATGTGA